The following proteins are co-located in the Sporosarcina pasteurii genome:
- a CDS encoding ABC-F family ATP-binding cassette domain-containing protein encodes MIAVNNVSLQFADRKLFEDVNIQFNPGHCYGLIGANGAGKSTFLKVLSGEIEPQTGNVSMNPDERMAVLKQNHFEYEENEVLETVIMGHKKLYDIMNEKNAIYMKEDFSDEDGMRAAELEGEFADLNGWEAESEAAILLQGLGIPESMHHLKMSELKGADKVKVLLAQALFGKPDVLLLDEPTNHLDLQAIRWLEDFLIDFDNTVVVVSHDRHFLNNVCTQIADLDFGKIQIYPGNYDFWYESSQLALKMAQDQNKKKEEKIKELEAFIARFSANASKSRQATSRKKTLDKIELDDIKPSSRRYPYVNFQIGREIGNDVVTVKDVSKTIDGVKLLDNVNFSMGREDKIILLGNPLAKSALLDVLAEVTEPDTGSIKWGVTTTHAYFPIDNSEFFQGSESTLVEWLRQYSPEDETETFLRGFLGRMLFSGEEVKKKPSVLSGGEKVRCMLSKMMLTNANVLLLDEPTNHLDLESIQSLNNGLTAFKGAMVFTSHDHQFIQTIANRIIDIREDGTIVDRLMTYEEYLEWSAQQTANK; translated from the coding sequence ATGATTGCAGTTAATAATGTTAGTCTTCAATTTGCGGATCGTAAACTTTTTGAAGATGTTAATATACAATTCAACCCTGGTCACTGTTACGGCTTAATTGGCGCGAACGGTGCAGGAAAATCAACGTTTTTGAAAGTACTATCAGGCGAAATTGAACCACAAACTGGAAATGTAAGTATGAACCCAGACGAACGGATGGCCGTTCTTAAACAAAACCATTTCGAGTATGAGGAAAACGAAGTACTTGAAACGGTCATTATGGGACATAAAAAACTTTATGACATTATGAATGAAAAAAATGCGATTTATATGAAAGAGGATTTTTCTGACGAAGATGGTATGCGTGCAGCTGAGCTTGAGGGTGAATTTGCTGATTTAAATGGCTGGGAAGCTGAATCTGAAGCAGCGATTTTACTTCAAGGTTTAGGGATTCCTGAATCGATGCACCATTTAAAAATGTCCGAATTAAAAGGTGCGGACAAAGTTAAAGTTCTTCTCGCTCAAGCTTTATTCGGTAAGCCAGATGTCTTACTGCTAGATGAGCCGACTAACCACCTCGACTTACAAGCGATTCGTTGGTTAGAAGATTTCTTAATTGATTTCGACAACACTGTTGTCGTTGTTTCTCACGACAGACATTTCCTAAACAATGTTTGTACGCAAATTGCAGACCTTGATTTTGGTAAAATTCAAATCTACCCAGGAAACTATGATTTCTGGTATGAATCAAGTCAACTTGCCCTTAAAATGGCACAAGACCAAAACAAGAAAAAAGAAGAAAAGATTAAAGAGCTTGAAGCCTTTATTGCCCGATTTAGTGCGAACGCTTCTAAATCTCGACAAGCGACTTCACGTAAAAAGACGCTCGATAAAATTGAGCTTGATGACATTAAACCTTCATCAAGACGTTATCCTTATGTTAACTTCCAAATTGGACGTGAAATTGGAAATGACGTTGTTACAGTCAAAGATGTTTCGAAGACAATCGATGGCGTAAAATTACTTGATAACGTGAACTTTTCAATGGGACGAGAGGATAAAATCATCCTCCTCGGTAACCCACTTGCAAAGTCTGCTTTACTTGATGTTCTAGCGGAAGTAACAGAGCCAGATACGGGTTCAATAAAATGGGGCGTTACGACAACACATGCGTACTTCCCTATTGATAACTCAGAGTTTTTCCAAGGATCCGAGAGTACTTTAGTTGAATGGCTACGTCAATATTCCCCTGAAGATGAAACTGAAACATTCCTTAGAGGCTTCCTAGGCCGAATGCTCTTCTCTGGAGAAGAAGTAAAGAAAAAGCCTTCCGTTCTTTCTGGAGGCGAAAAAGTACGCTGCATGCTATCTAAAATGATGCTCACAAATGCAAACGTCCTTTTACTGGATGAACCTACAAACCACTTGGATTTAGAGTCCATTCAATCGCTAAACAATGGGTTGACTGCGTTTAAAGGTGCAATGGTATTTACATCTCATGACCATCAGTTTATTCAAACAATCGCTAATCGGATTATTGATATTCGTGAAGATGGAACAATCGTCGATAGGCTGATGACTTATGAAGAATACCTCGAATGGTCAGCACAACAAACAGCAAATAAATAA
- a CDS encoding CynX/NimT family MFS transporter, translated as MSDTNNKTNSILILITIFAVSINLRPAITSIGPMLETIRNQLSLSNAQVSLLTAIPVIGMGVFAMLSPILNRLFGLKRTMYVMLILIGLMTALRGFISGYFILLSTALIVGIAIAITGPLLSAMIKQNFPNRAASVIGVYSFGMGVGSAASAGLTAFFFESTKSYQFALSIWSVLAIIGLVCWFLTMRGHIEVSQKNSNEKKGISMESASPWKSKKAWLFLLFFGLQSSAFFSIITWLAPIAIASGMTLLQAGTLLSVMTTVQIFLNILIPLAMERFGSRRFWLLFMLISGMISIVCFWTGLYPFMWVGAFIMGIPLGGLFPVALLLPLDKTENAQDANAWTAMMQTGGFMMGGLLPLVIALVYDYTMNHHFTFIIMMALYVLMLILSFLIENKGQEMST; from the coding sequence TTGTCAGATACGAATAACAAAACAAATAGTATTCTTATTTTAATAACCATCTTTGCAGTTTCAATAAATTTACGGCCCGCAATCACATCAATTGGACCGATGTTAGAAACCATTCGTAATCAACTATCACTGTCTAATGCTCAAGTCAGTTTGCTAACTGCTATTCCAGTCATTGGCATGGGTGTTTTTGCAATGTTATCTCCTATTCTTAACAGATTGTTTGGACTCAAACGTACAATGTATGTCATGCTGATACTAATTGGCCTAATGACTGCATTACGTGGATTTATATCGGGATATTTTATTTTGTTAAGTACCGCACTTATCGTTGGAATCGCAATAGCGATTACTGGCCCTTTATTATCCGCAATGATAAAACAAAATTTCCCTAATCGTGCGGCGTCTGTAATTGGTGTCTATTCATTTGGCATGGGGGTTGGATCTGCGGCAAGTGCGGGACTAACAGCATTTTTCTTTGAATCCACAAAATCTTATCAATTTGCACTGAGCATTTGGTCTGTCCTCGCGATAATCGGCCTGGTTTGTTGGTTTTTGACGATGAGAGGGCATATCGAGGTTAGTCAAAAGAATTCAAACGAAAAAAAAGGTATATCGATGGAAAGTGCTTCACCTTGGAAGTCTAAAAAAGCTTGGCTGTTTTTATTGTTCTTCGGATTACAATCTTCCGCATTCTTTTCAATTATTACTTGGCTTGCACCGATAGCAATTGCTTCTGGGATGACTTTATTGCAGGCAGGGACCTTGTTGAGTGTGATGACAACTGTTCAAATATTTTTGAATATATTAATCCCGCTGGCAATGGAACGTTTTGGTTCACGACGCTTTTGGTTATTATTCATGTTAATATCAGGAATGATTTCGATTGTCTGTTTCTGGACGGGCTTGTATCCATTTATGTGGGTAGGAGCCTTTATTATGGGGATTCCGTTAGGCGGTTTATTTCCGGTCGCATTACTGTTACCGCTGGATAAAACGGAAAACGCACAGGATGCTAACGCCTGGACAGCGATGATGCAGACAGGGGGATTTATGATGGGGGGCTTATTGCCACTGGTCATTGCGCTCGTATATGACTATACAATGAATCATCACTTCACGTTTATCATTATGATGGCACTCTATGTACTGATGCTAATTCTGTCGTTTTTAATTGAGAATAAAGGGCAGGAAATGTCTACGTAA
- the msrA gene encoding peptide-methionine (S)-S-oxide reductase MsrA: MTNQLVAKAAFAGGCFWCMVKPFKEWDGIIDVVSGYMGGHVENPTYEDVKKGDSGHLEVVEITFDPAVFPYEKLLDIFWQQIDPTDADGQFHDRGYSYSTAIFYYSDEHRKIAEHSKANLAASGRFNKPIVTPIRPAETFYRAEEYHQDYYIKEKEHYAEDRARSGRDEFIEQHWS, encoded by the coding sequence TTGACAAATCAGTTAGTAGCAAAAGCGGCATTTGCTGGTGGTTGCTTTTGGTGTATGGTAAAACCGTTCAAAGAATGGGACGGCATTATTGATGTTGTCTCGGGCTATATGGGCGGACATGTTGAAAATCCTACATATGAAGATGTGAAGAAAGGCGATTCTGGCCATTTAGAAGTTGTTGAAATTACGTTTGACCCTGCTGTTTTCCCATATGAGAAGTTACTAGATATATTTTGGCAACAAATTGATCCGACTGACGCAGATGGACAGTTTCATGACCGTGGATATTCCTATTCCACTGCCATCTTTTATTATTCTGATGAACATCGGAAAATTGCAGAGCACTCCAAGGCAAACCTCGCTGCAAGTGGTAGATTCAACAAGCCAATCGTCACCCCAATTCGACCTGCGGAGACATTTTACCGTGCGGAAGAATACCATCAAGATTACTACATAAAAGAAAAAGAACATTATGCTGAAGACCGGGCACGTTCAGGTCGTGATGAGTTTATTGAGCAACATTGGTCTTAA
- a CDS encoding YjcZ family sporulation protein — MGNEYKGGVGSSFALLVVLFILLIIIGASYIY, encoded by the coding sequence ATGGGCAATGAATACAAAGGTGGAGTTGGTTCCTCATTTGCTCTACTTGTCGTGCTTTTCATTTTATTAATCATCATTGGAGCTAGCTATATTTACTAA
- a CDS encoding LCP family protein, which yields MKEHHDEPILRRSRKKRLRIGRVIFALIFLFFFVAGIYSLIQFNFGKSIAEGNDIKPGTFEADSLNPNFPSIENYLLLGIDDDGSGKSRTDTMMVLSWDKKEGAMRVISFMRDIYAEIPGYKSYKLNTAYYLGGVQTTKDTITGMFGLPIHHYAIVDFDNFESIIDIAFPKGVEIDIQKEMSEQIGVTLTPGLKRLNGQELLGYARFRADAEGDFGRVARQQEVIAAIKKEAMNPTMILRAPKLVGALSGFIETDLTAKDEIARVLPIILSRGVDVETMTVPVKGSYSFNSYSHAGSVIEINLEKNKEAIATFLNMPLN from the coding sequence ATGAAAGAGCATCATGATGAGCCTATATTAAGAAGAAGTAGAAAGAAAAGACTGCGCATCGGCCGAGTCATTTTCGCACTCATATTTCTTTTCTTTTTCGTAGCGGGAATTTATTCGCTCATACAATTTAATTTTGGAAAATCTATTGCTGAAGGGAATGACATTAAGCCTGGAACTTTTGAAGCTGATAGTCTGAATCCGAACTTTCCATCTATTGAAAACTATTTGCTCTTAGGTATTGACGATGATGGAAGTGGAAAATCAAGAACCGATACAATGATGGTTTTATCTTGGGATAAAAAAGAAGGTGCTATGCGTGTGATTTCATTTATGCGTGACATCTACGCAGAGATTCCTGGCTATAAATCTTATAAATTAAATACGGCTTATTATTTAGGTGGAGTTCAAACGACGAAAGATACGATTACCGGGATGTTTGGACTACCCATCCATCATTATGCGATTGTAGACTTTGACAATTTTGAGTCGATTATTGATATCGCTTTTCCTAAAGGTGTGGAAATCGATATTCAAAAAGAGATGTCCGAACAAATTGGTGTCACCTTAACACCTGGCTTAAAAAGATTAAATGGACAAGAATTACTAGGCTATGCAAGATTTAGGGCGGATGCAGAAGGTGATTTTGGTCGCGTTGCCCGACAACAGGAAGTGATTGCTGCAATTAAAAAAGAAGCGATGAACCCGACAATGATTCTGCGAGCGCCTAAACTTGTAGGAGCACTTTCAGGATTTATCGAAACAGATTTAACGGCTAAAGATGAGATTGCACGTGTATTGCCAATCATACTCAGTAGAGGTGTCGATGTTGAAACAATGACCGTTCCCGTTAAAGGTAGCTATTCATTCAATTCATATAGCCATGCGGGATCTGTAATTGAAATTAATCTTGAAAAAAATAAAGAAGCCATTGCTACATTTTTAAACATGCCATTAAACTAA
- a CDS encoding AI-2E family transporter — MNHSGREDRQQVNEKKGNLISFLGGKSTLFVLVSILLIGLIIFVFKQIPFVFYPLSVLFSTVVLPVILAMIGYYLLRPVLRLLEKAKIPRMWGILILFLATAGVITLLIFLVVPFLKIQFHNLVDDFPTYFKKLTLTVDHFLRTSIFSSFYESLDINLASLVDNAPSNIGKTIADALGGIAVGVTSFVSALTGFVLAIVTVPFILFYLLKDGEKLPKVFINMLPPRMRDDARDIVKQTDHQISSYIQGQILVAICIGIMVSIGFFIIGMDYALLLGVLAMFTSVVPYLGPLIAITPAVIIAVVTSPFMIVKLAIVWTIVQLIDGKFISPQIMGKSLQIHPITIIFVLLTAGSLFGVAGVILGIPGFAVLKVFVQHFFRLYKLRYNRYMTDSGYQYKDVE; from the coding sequence ATGAATCATAGTGGAAGAGAAGACCGTCAGCAAGTAAATGAAAAAAAGGGGAATCTTATTTCCTTTCTAGGAGGGAAAAGTACACTTTTTGTACTCGTTTCCATCTTACTTATCGGGTTAATTATATTCGTTTTCAAACAAATCCCTTTTGTTTTTTATCCGCTCTCTGTTTTGTTTTCAACAGTTGTATTGCCAGTAATCCTTGCAATGATAGGTTATTATTTACTAAGGCCCGTATTACGTTTATTGGAGAAAGCAAAAATACCGAGAATGTGGGGAATTCTCATTTTATTTCTTGCCACCGCAGGGGTTATTACATTATTAATATTTTTAGTCGTCCCATTTTTAAAGATTCAATTCCATAATCTTGTAGATGATTTCCCAACATATTTTAAAAAGTTGACATTAACGGTTGATCATTTTTTAAGAACGTCAATATTTTCCTCATTTTATGAGAGTTTAGATATTAATCTCGCATCATTAGTTGATAATGCGCCAAGTAATATCGGAAAAACGATTGCGGATGCACTTGGTGGGATTGCGGTCGGGGTCACATCATTTGTTAGCGCACTAACTGGATTTGTTTTAGCAATAGTGACAGTTCCGTTTATTTTGTTTTATTTATTAAAAGATGGCGAGAAATTACCGAAAGTATTTATCAATATGTTGCCGCCTCGTATGAGAGATGACGCCCGAGATATTGTGAAACAAACAGATCATCAAATTAGTTCATACATCCAAGGTCAAATTCTCGTAGCGATTTGTATCGGAATCATGGTATCGATTGGTTTTTTCATTATCGGTATGGATTACGCACTTCTACTAGGTGTGCTAGCTATGTTTACAAGTGTTGTTCCTTACTTAGGCCCATTAATTGCAATTACACCTGCAGTAATAATCGCAGTTGTCACTTCTCCTTTTATGATTGTAAAGCTTGCGATTGTCTGGACGATTGTTCAATTAATTGATGGGAAATTTATTTCTCCGCAAATTATGGGGAAGTCATTACAAATCCATCCGATTACAATTATTTTCGTATTGTTAACGGCGGGCTCATTGTTTGGTGTGGCGGGGGTTATTCTCGGGATTCCAGGATTTGCAGTCCTCAAAGTATTTGTCCAACATTTTTTTAGGTTGTATAAACTTCGCTATAATCGATACATGACAGATAGTGGGTATCAATATAAAGATGTGGAATGA
- a CDS encoding XdhC family protein, which produces MVKIEKLISKIITTQKAMVLAVIVDGKGSAYQEGTWMLFIEGDTPIGNLNQGYCENDLHNRSGRLFRTGQTEIISYDLSKIDEEGCGRGASCHGIVHVLLRDIDENFQEILTSMTETLRKMKPILYIQSMNDLSQYIFSHKEEDTFGFWDSDADWEWIYAKPSQNIVGQKIFGTQTYFIQLIWP; this is translated from the coding sequence ATGGTGAAAATTGAAAAGCTTATTAGCAAAATCATCACGACACAAAAGGCGATGGTATTGGCAGTGATTGTCGATGGAAAAGGTTCTGCATATCAAGAAGGAACTTGGATGTTGTTTATCGAAGGTGATACACCAATCGGCAATTTAAATCAGGGTTATTGTGAAAATGATTTACATAACAGGTCAGGAAGATTATTCCGCACTGGCCAAACAGAAATTATTTCTTATGATTTAAGTAAGATAGATGAGGAAGGTTGTGGACGCGGCGCGAGCTGTCACGGCATTGTGCATGTCCTATTACGTGACATAGACGAAAACTTTCAAGAGATACTTACCTCGATGACTGAAACATTACGTAAAATGAAACCCATTTTATATATCCAGTCAATGAATGATCTTTCACAGTATATATTTTCGCATAAAGAAGAAGATACTTTTGGTTTTTGGGATAGTGATGCGGATTGGGAATGGATTTATGCAAAACCATCACAAAATATTGTTGGACAAAAAATATTTGGGACGCAAACATATTTTATACAGTTGATTTGGCCATAA
- a CDS encoding YIEGIA family protein, with translation MVQYLLPVILGIFFGFTSRLMLLRTDFRQYPTYPQGRLIHLSFGFIAAFIGAVVIPAVLESDWTAVTFFGLAATQFREVRKMERETLEKIDESELVKRGTPFIEGMAQAFESRNYLVMFTGLVTSLFTVYSIWFGIISGIVMLFVSKGRMSGNLISSIADVSEGEIRFEGPTLYVDNIVIKNVGLEQTRQMIKDRAVGVILTPNNQNSIVTLSHLGQRQAILHQVATVLGAFLDSGEPGLIPLAKRDLDDGRIALFIMPRERDFQQIKTVIEQVPVLDSALRMPREADKGKS, from the coding sequence ATGGTCCAATACTTACTTCCAGTTATACTAGGAATCTTCTTTGGATTCACGTCGCGCCTTATGTTACTTCGCACAGATTTTAGGCAATATCCAACCTATCCGCAAGGCCGGCTCATTCACTTATCCTTTGGGTTCATTGCAGCTTTTATCGGTGCCGTCGTAATTCCTGCTGTACTTGAATCAGATTGGACAGCCGTGACCTTCTTTGGACTTGCGGCAACGCAATTTCGGGAAGTTCGAAAAATGGAAAGAGAAACATTAGAGAAAATTGATGAAAGTGAACTTGTGAAACGAGGTACTCCGTTTATTGAAGGGATGGCACAAGCTTTTGAAAGTAGAAATTACTTAGTCATGTTTACGGGGCTTGTGACTTCACTATTTACTGTGTATTCAATTTGGTTTGGAATTATCAGCGGAATTGTTATGCTTTTCGTTTCGAAAGGCAGAATGTCCGGTAACCTTATCTCAAGTATTGCAGATGTCTCAGAAGGGGAGATTCGTTTTGAAGGTCCAACCTTATATGTGGACAATATTGTCATTAAAAATGTCGGTTTAGAACAGACGAGACAAATGATTAAAGACCGAGCAGTTGGAGTCATTCTGACGCCGAATAACCAAAATAGTATTGTTACGCTATCTCATCTTGGACAGCGTCAAGCAATTTTACATCAGGTTGCAACTGTACTAGGTGCATTTTTAGATTCGGGAGAACCAGGACTCATTCCGCTTGCAAAACGAGACTTAGATGATGGTAGAATTGCTTTATTTATTATGCCAAGAGAAAGAGATTTTCAACAAATAAAAACAGTCATTGAGCAAGTTCCAGTGCTAGATAGCGCACTGCGTATGCCACGAGAGGCGGATAAAGGTAAATCATGA
- a CDS encoding capping complex subunit for YIEGIA, with translation MSTETEIVAIVTTKKEMLQGGGAPVFIVNANKELQETAMNLEKILDAETHEISPTTLILVAR, from the coding sequence ATGAGTACAGAGACGGAAATCGTAGCAATTGTTACCACAAAAAAAGAGATGCTACAAGGCGGGGGCGCACCTGTTTTCATTGTCAATGCAAATAAGGAATTGCAAGAAACAGCGATGAACCTAGAAAAGATTTTAGACGCAGAAACCCATGAAATTAGTCCAACGACATTAATACTCGTGGCACGTTAG
- a CDS encoding helix-turn-helix domain-containing protein — MTSKGERKNFGVLLKKLLEERSMSMRKLSELTEIDTATISRIINGKRKANLQHLKKIADSLDVPISELIKGSSQSIEQAKSAIHENIDDLIDMLQSSLINSNTYEDGFSIDQVGKALKNYEQFSQTEEGKHLILNRFHEKLKNLDSIGPFIDQLTELHEIYLKKEAQPSKLLLIGSALIYFIMPVDVIPDYIFPIGYLDDAIAVKLVAKQLLQKKN, encoded by the coding sequence ATGACTAGTAAGGGAGAAAGAAAAAATTTTGGTGTGTTGTTAAAAAAGTTATTAGAAGAACGTTCAATGTCCATGCGAAAACTTAGCGAACTAACTGAAATTGACACAGCGACAATTTCACGAATTATTAATGGTAAACGAAAAGCAAACCTTCAACATTTAAAGAAAATTGCTGACAGTTTAGATGTTCCAATATCTGAATTAATAAAGGGTTCTAGTCAATCGATTGAACAGGCAAAGTCTGCAATACATGAAAACATAGATGATTTAATTGATATGCTTCAATCAAGTCTAATTAATTCCAATACATATGAAGATGGATTTTCAATTGATCAAGTGGGAAAAGCATTAAAGAACTACGAACAATTTTCACAAACAGAAGAAGGAAAGCACCTTATTTTAAATAGATTTCATGAAAAACTGAAGAACCTCGACAGCATTGGTCCCTTTATTGACCAATTAACGGAGCTTCATGAAATATATCTAAAGAAAGAGGCACAGCCGTCAAAACTTCTTTTAATTGGAAGTGCATTAATTTATTTTATAATGCCGGTAGATGTCATTCCAGATTATATTTTTCCGATAGGATATTTAGATGATGCTATCGCTGTCAAGCTTGTAGCGAAGCAATTATTACAGAAAAAGAATTGA
- a CDS encoding GntR family transcriptional regulator: MSRIETSPLTKQVYEIIRKKIISREYVAGDKLDIQTLADTFGVSRSPVKDAINQLVHEGLIEVIPRKGTYVTEIKLTEFLEVLDARLMIERWAAEEIIDTITEEQIQIWDEIVKQMDALLEVTPFPFEEYSSLDMKFHKLLIEWAENSRVKEIYFSLNTHVSLSRVVYSTSLESTVIRHKDHWDLVEAMKNRDLPTFSKTLTKHINSLKVEAESHWDETINA, from the coding sequence ATGTCCAGAATTGAAACATCGCCTTTAACGAAACAAGTATATGAAATTATTCGTAAAAAAATTATTAGTCGTGAGTATGTAGCCGGCGATAAACTAGATATTCAAACGTTAGCAGATACATTTGGTGTCAGTCGATCGCCAGTAAAAGATGCCATTAATCAATTAGTTCATGAAGGTTTAATTGAGGTTATTCCACGAAAAGGCACATATGTGACCGAAATAAAATTAACTGAGTTTTTAGAAGTGCTCGATGCGCGACTGATGATTGAAAGATGGGCTGCAGAAGAAATCATTGATACGATAACCGAGGAACAAATTCAAATCTGGGACGAAATCGTCAAGCAAATGGATGCTTTACTTGAAGTAACCCCCTTCCCTTTTGAGGAGTATAGTAGCTTAGATATGAAATTTCATAAACTCCTTATTGAATGGGCAGAAAATTCACGAGTGAAGGAAATTTATTTTTCCTTAAATACACATGTTTCCTTATCCCGTGTTGTTTATTCAACTTCACTAGAAAGTACAGTCATTAGACATAAAGATCATTGGGATTTAGTTGAAGCGATGAAAAATCGTGATTTACCTACGTTTTCAAAAACATTAACAAAGCATATAAATAGTCTGAAAGTTGAAGCGGAATCGCATTGGGATGAAACAATCAATGCTTAA
- a CDS encoding zinc-binding alcohol dehydrogenase family protein — translation MKAVRIPEANIIEVIDIPEPEIKQANEVKVKIKRVGICGSDMHIYHGTNPLATYPRIVGHEVTGEIVAIGANVKNVAIGDHVVVEPISYCGTCYACKNGRPNVCKEVSVFGVHEDGGMREFVILSDKQVHKVNANIDWDEAVMAEPYTIGAQATWRGNVGEGQTVFIQGAGPIGITVLKMAKLRGATVIISDYTNERLEFAQENGADYTINPSEVDVEDKVNEITDDEGANVVIDAVGLPQTFELSVSVASAAGNVVLLGFNATPSAIAQMLITKKELTITGSRLQTNQFGKVVELINDEKLTHNGLITHRFPLSQIKEAFEFVEQNPQLVRKAVIEFN, via the coding sequence ATGAAAGCGGTTAGAATTCCTGAAGCTAATATCATTGAAGTGATAGATATCCCAGAGCCAGAAATCAAACAAGCGAATGAAGTGAAAGTGAAAATTAAAAGAGTCGGAATTTGTGGATCAGATATGCATATTTATCACGGTACGAATCCGCTTGCGACATATCCAAGAATTGTTGGCCATGAAGTCACAGGGGAAATTGTAGCAATCGGTGCAAATGTTAAGAACGTAGCAATTGGAGATCATGTTGTTGTTGAACCCATCAGTTATTGTGGAACATGCTATGCATGTAAAAATGGAAGACCCAACGTTTGTAAAGAGGTATCTGTTTTTGGTGTGCATGAAGATGGTGGAATGAGAGAGTTTGTTATTTTGTCGGATAAACAAGTACATAAAGTTAACGCCAATATTGACTGGGATGAAGCAGTCATGGCTGAGCCATATACAATTGGTGCACAAGCTACATGGAGAGGAAATGTAGGGGAAGGACAAACAGTCTTTATCCAAGGCGCTGGACCCATTGGGATTACAGTATTAAAAATGGCTAAACTTCGTGGTGCTACCGTTATTATTTCAGATTATACAAATGAAAGATTAGAATTTGCGCAAGAAAACGGAGCAGACTACACGATTAATCCATCAGAAGTTGACGTTGAGGATAAAGTAAACGAAATCACAGACGACGAAGGTGCGAATGTTGTCATTGATGCAGTTGGTTTACCGCAAACTTTCGAACTAAGCGTTAGTGTAGCGTCGGCTGCAGGGAATGTCGTATTACTCGGATTCAATGCGACGCCATCCGCAATTGCTCAAATGCTTATTACGAAAAAAGAGTTAACGATTACAGGCTCAAGACTTCAAACAAATCAATTTGGTAAAGTGGTAGAGCTCATCAACGACGAGAAATTAACACATAATGGTTTAATTACACATAGATTTCCATTAAGTCAAATAAAAGAGGCCTTTGAATTTGTAGAGCAGAACCCTCAATTGGTTAGAAAAGCAGTGATTGAATTTAATTAA